TCCAAAGATAAGCCGGTGGCCGAGGTCTATTCGCCCGACCTGCTGGCGACCCAGCAGGAGTACCTCCTGGCGATCAGGAGCCGCGACCAGCTGAAGAACTCACCGGTGGCTGCCATCGCCCAGAACGGCGACGGCCTGGTGGCATCGGCCAAACAGCGGCTGATGCTGTTCGGGGTCAAAGAGAGTCAGATCCTTGAGCTGGAAAAAGCGGGCAAGCCGAACATCCGGCTGCCGATCTACACCCCGCTCTCCGGCATCGTCATCGAAAAGATGGTGCAGCAGGGGCAGTACGTCAATACCGGCGACCCGCTGTTCAGCATCGCCGACCTGTCAACGGTCTGGGTGGAGGTGGAGGTCTACGAGAACGAATTCCCCAACATCCATATCGGCCAGCAGGTCGAGATCCGTTCCCAGTCGTTCCCGGGTCGGCCATTCACCGGTCGCATCGCCTTCATCTACCCGTTCCTCGACCCCAAGACCAGGACCGTGAAGGCCAGGGTCGAGATGGCCAACCCCGGCCAGAAGCTGAAGCCGGACATGTTCGTCAATGCCATCATAAAAGTGCCGCTCGGCTCGACCATTGTACTGCCGGTCACTGCGGTCATGGATACCGGCAAGCGCAAGGTGGTCTGGATCGAGACCTCCCCCGGCATGTTTGAGCCGCGTGACGTCCAGACCGGCCAGCAGACCGACGACAAGGTCCAGGTCCTCTCCGGGATCAAGCCTGGCGACAAGGTGGCGGTCTCCGGCGGCTACCTGATCGACTCCGAAGCGCAGCTGAAAGGTGGCAGCGGCCACGAAAACATGCCCGGCATGAAGATGGATGAGCCGAAAGGGACCAAGCAACCAACAGCACCGGCCCCGGCGAAGAAATCGCTGAACATGGATGACATGAAGATGTGACAGGGACGCGGCTTTTCCGCAATCTCTGCGTCCCAAGAAAAGGTCTCACATGATCGAAAAAATCATCGAATATAGCGCCCGCAACCGGGTCATCGTGCTGCTGCTCTTCGGGCTGATCATCGCCTGGGGGGGCTGGTCGGTCTATAAGACCCCGGTGGACGCCATTCCGGACCTCTCCGACAACCAGGTGATCGTCTTTACCGATTATCCGGGCCGCTCGCCGCAGGTGGTGGAGGACCAGGTCACCTATCCGCTAGCGGTCAATCTGCAGGGGTTGCCGCAGGTCCGCGCCGTGCGCGCCTCTTCGGCCTTCGGCTTTTCCATGATCTACGTGATCTTCGAGGACAAGGCCGACATCTACTGGGCCAGGACCCGCGTGCTGGAACGGCTCAACTATGCCGCGTCGCTGCTGCCGCCGGGGGTGGTCCCGACCCTTGGGCCGGACGGCACCGGGGTCGGCCATGTCTTCTGGTACACCATCGAGGGCAAGGGATACGACCTGGAGCAACTGAGGACGCTGCAGGACTGGTTTGTCCGCTATCAGCTCAACACTGTCCAGGGGGTTGCTGAGGTTGCCTCCATCGGCGGTCTGGTGCGGGAGTACCAGATCGATCTCGACCCGGCCAAGCTGTTTGCCTACAACATCAAAGTCAACAAGATAATGGACGCGGTCAAGGTCTCCAACAAGGATGTGGGGGGCAAGCTGATCGAGCAGGCCGATGCCGAGTACCTGATCCGGGGCAGCGGCTATGTGAAATCCAAGGCCGACCTGGAGAACATCGTGGTCGGTGCCGACATGCGTGGCACCCCGATCTATCTGAAGAACCTGGGGACGGTGCAGTTGGGTGGCGCTATCCGCCGAGGACTGCTTGACATGAACGGCGCAGGTGAGGCGGTCGGCGGCATCGTGGTCATGCGCTACGGCGAAAACGCCAAGGATGTCATCGACCGGGTCAAGCTGAAGATCAAGGAGCTGGAAAAGGGTCTGCCGCCAGGGGTGAAGGTCATGGTCTCCTATGATCGCTCCGACCTGATCAGCCGGGCCATCGACACCCTGAAGAAGAACCTGCTGGAGGAATCGGTTGTTGTCTCGCTGGTGATCCTGATCTTCCTGCTCCATTTCCAGAGCGCCCTGGTGATCGTGCTGACCCTGCCGATCTCAGTGCTGATCGCCTTTATTACCATGAAGCTGATGGGGGTCACCTCCAACATCATGTCCCTCGGCGGCATCGCCATCGCCATTGGCGTACTGGTGGATGCCGGGGTCATCATGGTGGAAAACTGCTACCGCCACCTCTCCGAGATGCCACCCGAGGAGCGCGCCGGGAAAAGGCTGGAAACCGTCATTACCTCAGCCAAACAGGTCGGCCGGGCCATCTTCTTTTCACTCGCCATCATCGTACTCTCCTTTGTGCCGGTGTTCATGCTGGAAGGCCAGGAAGGGAAACTGTTCCACCCGCTGGCCTTTACCAAGACCTTCTCCATGATGGGGTCGGCCCTGATCGCCATCACCCTGGTGCCGGTGCTGATGTACTTCTTCATGCGGGGCAAGATGCCGCCGGAAAGCGCCAACCCGGTCTCCACCTTCTTTATCAGGCTCTACTCGCCTGTTATCCGCTGGGTCCTGGTCTGGAAGAAGACCACCATCGCCCTCAACATCGTGGCCCTGGCCATTGCCGTGCCGCTGTTTATGCAGCTCGGCTCCGAATTCATGCCGCCGCTGGACGAGGGGTCGCTGCTCTACATGCCGGTGACCCTCCCCAACGTCTCCATCACCGAGGCCAAGCGTCTGATCCAGGTGCAGGATAAAATAATAATGAGTGTACCTGAGGTTGAGCACGTCCTGGGCAAGGTCGGTCGGGCCGAGACCTCCACTGACCCGGCGCCGGTCTCGATGTTCGAGTCTATCATCATCCTGAAGCCGAAGGAGCAGTGGCGGCCGGGGCTCAAGAAGGCCGACATCGTGGCTGAGCTGGACTCCAAGCTGCAGCAGATCGGGGTGAGAAACGGCTGGACCCAACCGATCATCAACCGGATCAACATGCTCTCCACCGGCGTCCGGACCGACCTGGGGGTCAAGATCTTCGGCTCCGACCTGAACGTGTTGCGGGATCTGGCGATCCAGGCCGAGGCAATCCTCAAACCGATCAACGGCGCTGCCGATGTGGTGGCCGAGCGGGTCACCGGCGGCAATTACCTCGACATTGACATCGACCGCGAGGCCGCTGCCCGCTACGGGGTCAGCGTCGGCGACATTCAGGATGTCATCGAAACCGCCCTTGGCGGCGAGATGCTCTCCACCACCGTAGAGGGGCGCAACCGCTTCCCGATCCGGATCCGCTACCTGCGCGACTATCGCGACAATATCCCGGCGATCCGTCGCATCCTGGTCGCTGGCATGGACGGTGCCCAGGTGCCGCTGTCGCTGGTGACCAAGCTGAAGATCTCCACCGGCGCGCCCGAGATCAACAGCGAGGGGGGGCTCTTGCGCTCGCTGGTCTTCCTCAACGTGCGCGGCCGCGACATGGGAGGCTTCGTCACCGAGGCCAAGCAAGTGCTGGAGAAGAACCTCAAGCTGCCTCCCGGCTACTACGTGGCCTGGTCGGGCCAGTGGGAGAACCAGATCCGGGCCAAGGCCAGGTTGCAACTGCTGGTACCAGCCGGAATGATCATCATCTTCATCCTGCTCTACTTCACCTTCCACTCGGCCCTGGAGGCGAGCATGGTCATGCTCTCGGTCCCGTTCGCCCTGGTGGGCGGGGTCTACCTGGTCTCGGCGCTTGGCTACAACATGTCGGTGGCGGTCTGGGTCGGCTTCATCGCCCTCTACGGCATTGCCGTGGAGACCGGGGTGGTGATGGTCATCTACCTGCATGAGGCGCTGGACAAAAAACTTATCAATGGCCCCTGCACGGAGCAGGACATCTATGACGCCACCTTCGAGGGGGCAGTGCTCCGATTGCGGCCCAAGCTGATGACCGTGGCCGTGGCGCTGCTGGGGCTGGTGCCGATCATGTGGTCCACCGGTACCGGCGCCGACGTGATGAAACCGATCGCCGCGCCGATGATCGGCGGCATGATCTCCTCGGCAGTTCATGTGCTGATCATGACCCCAGTGATCTTTGTGTTGATGAAAAAGCGGGAGTTGAAAAAAGGTACTTTGAAATACAGCGGAATGAAGCACTAGGAAGGAACAATGAAAAGGAGACCATCAATGAAAAAACTGTCACTAGTCGTAGCAGCAACCTGTTTGGCCCTGGCCGTGCCGATGACCGTCTTTGCAGCTTCACCTCACGACATGCACGCAGAACATAGTCCGGCCCATGAAGAGGTTGTGGACGGAGTGAAAGCAACGTTCACGATCCAGACCATGGCTGACGCGATGAAGGGGATGGGGATGGAGATGCCCAAGGGGGTCAAGGAGACGCACCATATTTCCGTGTCACTCAAGGATGTAAAGAGCGGCACGCCTTTGACCGAAGGGGTGGTAAAAATAAAACTGCAGAGCCCTGACAAGAGTGACCAGACAAAGGATCTTATAGGGATGCAGGGGCATTTCGGCGCCGACTTTGTCATGTCAAAAAAAGGGAAATACGGTGTAATGTCCAGGTTTCTGCTGAAAGACGGCAAGACCCGTAGCGTCAGGTTCTGGTACCCGGTCAAGTAGCACGCACACGAAAAAAGCGGAAGGGGCCGTCTGGTCCCCTTCCGCTTGCCTTTGCCGACAATCCCGCTACCAGCCTTACTTCGGCTGCGCCTTGATCATCTCGATCTCCAGGGTGATTGCCACCTCTTCGCCAACAACCACACCGCCGGTTTCCAGCGCCTTGTTCCAGGTCAGGCCGAAATCCTTGCGGTTGATCTTGGTGCTAGCCGAGGCCCCTCTGCGAATATTGCCCCAGGGATCCTTGCTCTCTGCTGTCGGCCCCTCAACATCAAGCACCACCTGCCGGGTTATGCCGTGAATAGTCAGATCGCCGGTGACCTTGAGGTTACCCTCGCCTGCCTTGGCAACCTTTTTCGAGACAAATGTCATGGCCGGATATTTGGCGACATCAAAAAAATCAGGGCTCCGCAGATGCTCGTCACGCTTCTGGACGTTGGTGTTGATCGAGTTGGTATCGATCCGTACTGTAACTTTGGACTTGGTGATATCCTTGTCATCGATATCGACCGTGCCGGAGTGCTTTTCAAATACCCCTTTGACATTTGACACCATCAGATGTTTTACCTTAAAGCCGACATTGGAGTGTTCGGGGTCTATGTTCCAGGTCGAAGCAGAGGCGATAACCGGCAGGGCAAGGGCGATGATGGTGCTGACAACGGCAATGATGCGCTTCATAATTTTTCTCCTCTTGTAAATATGTGGTTGTCTTTTCAGGCGATCCATCCGCGGATAACGGCAAGCAGCGTCACACTGCTCACCAGCAGCCAAAGGGCACAGCCTTGCAGCAGTGGTCTTAACCCTACTTTTCTCAACACTCCGCGGCTCAAGCCGCTGCCGATCAGGAACAGAGTCACGACCAGGAGCTGGCGGGCAATCGCCGCCAGGTCTCCCCATATAGCGTTCAGCGACGGCACCAGCGAGCGGATCGTCGCAGCCACAAGAAAGCCGATGATGAACAGCGGCACAACCCCTTTCTGCGAGGTCTTTTTCATCACTGCCGCAACCATGACACAAGGGGTTATCCAGAGCGCCCTGGCCAGCTTGACCGTCGTGGCAGTTGCAAGCGCTGCCGGTCCGTAAGCGGCAGCAGCCCCGACAACGCTGCTGGTATCATGGATGGCCAGCCCTGCCCAGAGCCCAAAGGCATGCTGGCTTATTCCGAAGAAACTGCCGACCGGAGGAAAGGCGAGCAAGGCAACTGAGTTGAGCATGAAGACCGTTGCCAGGGAAACCGCGGTGTCCTCGCTCTCCGCCTTCAGAACCGGTGCCATGGCCGCTATGGCGCTGCCACCGCAGATAGCGGTGCCAAATGAGACCAGCAGCGAGGTGTTATTCCTCACTCCCAGGACCCTGCCGAGCAGCGATCCAATCAGGATGGTCAACAGGATGCCGATGATGGTATAGCCGATGGAACTCTTGCCGACCTGCCATATTTCCGGCAGGCTCAGGCCAAACCCGAGCCCTACCACCGAAATCTGCAGCAGCTTCCGGCTCCAGGCAGAGGACTCGGCCGGCCAGGGGTTGGCAAAAGCGAGGCTGAAAGCGATCCCGGCCAGCAGTGCCGCAGCAGTGCCAACCTGCGGCAAGGCACAGGCAGTTGCCAGTAGTAGGAAAGCGAGCCGCTTCATTGTTATCGGTGAAATCTGCACAGAACCGTACCCCGGATAAACGTTTCAATATTCAAATTCCTGAATACCATAGCACGATGGCCGGTCCTGTCAATCCGGTATACGGTTCACCTTTGACCGTTTGGAGGCTCGACCAGCAGCTGCAATGCCTCAATCAGGTGCGGAAAGTCTTCGTCCTGCAAGGTGCGCAGATCAAGCAGGTAGCGGTCACGGTAGATTCGCCCCAGCACCGGCACCCTCCCCTTGCGCAATGACTGATCGATCTGTTGGGCGGACAAGTGCTCAGCAGTCACTGCAATCAGCCAGGTCGGCAGGTTGAGCAGCGGCAACGCGCCGCCACCGACCTGGGAACTACCTTCGTGCAGCGAAAGCGCAACAGAGGAGGGTATCTTCCCCCGGAGCCGACGCAGCCAACTTTGGCCCCTTTTCCTGAGTTCAGCAGGTTGAGACGTCAGCATCCGCAAGGTTGGGATCTCGGCCAGCGCTTGCCGTTCATCGCGATAAAGCCTGAGCGTGGCCTCCAGCCCCGCCAGGGTGAGCTTATCGATGCGAATTGCCCGAAGCAGCGGATGACGGCGCAGTTTGTCCATAATCGGCTTCTTCCCCAGGATGATCCCTGCCTGCGGCCCGCCGAGCATCTTATCGCCGCTGCAGGTAATGATGTCGGCGCCGCTGCTCACGTAGTCGCTGATGGTGGTCTCGCCTAAAACGCCGTACGGCGCCAGGTCGAGCAGTGAGCCGCTGCCGATATCGGCCATGACCGGAATGCCGTGTCGGCGGCCGAGATCAACCAATCCGGCAACAGTGACTTCTGCGGTAAAACCGACCACCGCGAAGTTGCTGGTATGGACTTTAAGCAGCAGCGCAGTCTCGGCGGACAGTGCCGCCTGGTAATCTTTCAAATGAGTGCGATTAGTGGCGCCGACCTCGCGCAGGATGCCGCCACTCTGACGCATGACATCAGGAATCCGGAACGCCCCGCCGATCTCAACCAGTTCGCCTCTGGAGACAACGACCTCCCGTCCCGCAGCCATCCCCGAAAGAGCCAGCAGCACCGCAGCCGCGTTGTTATTGACCACGATGGCGGCCTCGGCGCCGGTCAGCTCGCACAGCAGGGACTCCACATGGCTGTAACGCTCCCCCCGCTCACCGGTCTCGATATCGATTTCAAGATTGCTGTAACGCCCGGCAACAGCGGCTATCTGCTCGCAGGCAGACCGGCTGAGCAGGGATCGTCCCAGGTTGGTGTGAATGACCACCCCGGTGCCGTTGATAACCGGCCTGAGGCTGCTTGCCGATAGCCGGCCGAGCTCCTCCTGCACCAGCGAGGCCAGCTGCTCTTCGTTGATGTTGTGAGGCAATACCCCGTTTACCGAATCCAGCCGGAGCCGATCAAGGGTTCCCCTGATTGCCTGCATCACCAGTGGTCGGGGATGGTCCACCAACAGGGAAATAATCGGCGGCCAGGTCAGCAGCTTGTCTACCTTGGGGATTCGGCTCAGCTCTTTTGCCATAATTCACTCCTGAAAAAATTGCCATTACGACCGGCCGATGTGCTAGAATACACCGCCTTCAGGCCCTGTGACCCGCACAATGCGGATCAATAATACCACAGACATCTGCCCGAGGCTCTATTCTTTCATTTATATGCCATTGGAGAACGCATGAAGACTATTGACTGCAGAAACATGGCCTGCCCGGCCCCGGTGGTGACGACCAAAAAAGCGCTTGAAGAATCGGGCGCCGAAAAGCTTGAACTGCTGGTTGACGCAGGAGCGGCACGGGAAAACGTCACCCGTTTCCTGCAAAACCGCGGTTACCAGGTTGCCGAAACCGAGCTGGAGCAGGGCTTCGCTCTCAGGATCGACACGACTGCTGCGGCCCCCCCCAGGACCCAAGCGGCACACAAAAGCGGGGAGACTGTCATCCTCCTGACATCCGACAGATTGGGGGACGGACCGGAAGAACTCGGTAAACTGCTGATGAAAAACTTCGTCATCACCCTGCTGGAACTCCCTGATCTCCCGTCACGGATGATCTTTCTCAACACTGCCGTCCACCTCACCACCGAAGGGTCGGAAGTGGTCGAACCCCTGCAGAAACTGGCCAACATGGGAGTAGAGGTCCTTTCCTGCGGCCTCTGCCTTGACTTTTTCCACAAAAAAGAGAAACTCAAAGTTGGAAGTGTCACAAACATGTACAACAGCGCTGAAGCCCTAATGGCTGCCGGTTCTGTGATCAAGCTGTAATCCTTCCGGAGGTACGACGGTCGCTGGTGGGCCGCGCGGTCTTCAAAACCGTTGAGGGGGGTGAGAAACTTCCCTGGTGGGTTCGATTCCCATGTACCTCCGCCAATAGACATAAGGTGCTTAAATGTCCCTTGAAGCATAATGTAGCAACGGTTGCCACTTTATGCTTCATAATATTTGTTGCCAATTTATGCTTCATTTTTGCAACAAGAATACACTGGCGACCGTTTGACCGTTTCCCAAAAAAATTGCCGTCTCCGATGGAGGCGGCAATTTTTTAATCAAATTATCCTGAGCAGCCTGTCTATTTCAGGGAGAAGTGACGTCCGCTCCTACATCTTCAGCAATAAGCCTAAGCTGCTCCAGCGCTCCCTCGAGATCTTCAATCATATCCCTCAATATAACATCAGGTGCAGGAAGGTTGGCTGAGTCCTCAAGACTTTCATCCTTCAGCCAGAAGATGTCCAAGCTCGCCTTGTCTCTGGCAATAATCTCGTCGTAGCTATAGGCGCGCCAGCGACCAGCCGGGGTTTCCTCGTTCCAGGTGGCGGTGCGTTCGTGCCGGTTAACAGGGTTGTAGCATGTGACGAACTCGTCCAGGTCCCTGCGCTGGAGTGGGTTCGTCTTCAGGGTGAAGTGCATGTTGGTGCGCAGATCGTAGATCCATAGCTTCTTTGTCCATGGCGTCTCGGAGGCCGGCTTCTTGTCGAAGAAGATGACATTCGCCTTTACCCCCTGGGCGTAGAAGAGCCCAGTGGGGAGGCGCAGCAGGGTATGGACGTCGCACTCGTGGAGGAGCTTCTTGCGGATCGTCTCCCCGGCACCGCCCTCGAACAACACATTATCCGGCACGACTACCGCAGCCCGCCCGTGCTGCTTCAGCAGGGTCTTGATGTGCTGGACGAAGTTCAGCTGTTTGTTGGAGGTGGTGGCCCAGAAGTCTTCCCGCTCGATGGTCTCCTTCTCGTTGTAAGCCTTGCCGTCCTCGCCGATGATGGTGGTGGAACTCTTCTTGCCGAAGGGAGGATTGGTAAGGACAAGTGAGAAGCGGTCGCCGGGATCGGCAGCCAACGCGTCGCCGACGGTAAGTGGCAGCGTGTCGCTGCCGATCCCGTGGAGCATCAGGTTCATGGCGCAGAGCCGGGCAGTAGCGTGCACGAGTTCCCAGCCCCGCAGGGCTTTCTCGTTCAGGTTCTTCTTCTGGTCCCGGTCGAGGCGGTGGTGTTTGGAGATGTAATCATGGGCAGCCAACAGGAAGCCACCGGTGCCGCAGGCCGGGTCGCAGACCGTATCGGCGGGTCCCGGAGCGGTCACGTCTACCATCGCCTGAATCAGCGGACGGGGGGTGAAGTATTGACCTGCCCCGCTCTTGGTATCTTGGGCGTTTTTCTCCAGCAACCCCTCGTAGGCATCCCCCTTCACGTCGGCACTCAGCATCGACCAGTTTTCCTTGTCGATCAGGTCAACGATCAGGCGGCGCAATTTGGCTGGGTCCTGGAACTTGTTCTGCGCCCGGCCAAAGATGAGCCCCAGAAGCCCCTTCTCTTGGCCGAGTTTTTCCAACGTGTGACGGTAGTGGTCGAACAGTTCGTCGCCGTCCTTCTTCAGGAGGCTCGGCCAGTCGTAGCCGGATGGAACGGGGCTCTTCTGATCAAAAGGTTTTTTCGTCCTCTCGTAAGCCATCTTGAGGAAGAGGAGGAAGGTGAGTTGCTCGACGTAGTCGCCGTAGCTCATGCCATCGTCGCGGAGAACGTTGCAGTAATTCCATAGTTTGCTGACAATTGCGGCTGGGGTCATCTAATACTCTTTCTGGTGCGCCGAGCTTTCTTTGGCGACGCAGTCATTAGTTTATCTGCATCTGCGGTAAACTTAGGCATTTCATCAGCAATTGATATTGCATGTGAATCCACCATCCATGCTTTTCCATCAAAGCTAAGCCGGACATCACCCACATCTCCGCTCCCGTCAACGGATTTATGAATAATCGTCTTGTAGTCTTGAACCTTGTCAGCAGACGGACGCGAAGTGAATAGCAGTTGCATATCATCGCCGGACTTACGTACCTGGCCGATG
This window of the Geoanaerobacter pelophilus genome carries:
- a CDS encoding efflux RND transporter permease subunit — protein: MIEKIIEYSARNRVIVLLLFGLIIAWGGWSVYKTPVDAIPDLSDNQVIVFTDYPGRSPQVVEDQVTYPLAVNLQGLPQVRAVRASSAFGFSMIYVIFEDKADIYWARTRVLERLNYAASLLPPGVVPTLGPDGTGVGHVFWYTIEGKGYDLEQLRTLQDWFVRYQLNTVQGVAEVASIGGLVREYQIDLDPAKLFAYNIKVNKIMDAVKVSNKDVGGKLIEQADAEYLIRGSGYVKSKADLENIVVGADMRGTPIYLKNLGTVQLGGAIRRGLLDMNGAGEAVGGIVVMRYGENAKDVIDRVKLKIKELEKGLPPGVKVMVSYDRSDLISRAIDTLKKNLLEESVVVSLVILIFLLHFQSALVIVLTLPISVLIAFITMKLMGVTSNIMSLGGIAIAIGVLVDAGVIMVENCYRHLSEMPPEERAGKRLETVITSAKQVGRAIFFSLAIIVLSFVPVFMLEGQEGKLFHPLAFTKTFSMMGSALIAITLVPVLMYFFMRGKMPPESANPVSTFFIRLYSPVIRWVLVWKKTTIALNIVALAIAVPLFMQLGSEFMPPLDEGSLLYMPVTLPNVSITEAKRLIQVQDKIIMSVPEVEHVLGKVGRAETSTDPAPVSMFESIIILKPKEQWRPGLKKADIVAELDSKLQQIGVRNGWTQPIINRINMLSTGVRTDLGVKIFGSDLNVLRDLAIQAEAILKPINGAADVVAERVTGGNYLDIDIDREAAARYGVSVGDIQDVIETALGGEMLSTTVEGRNRFPIRIRYLRDYRDNIPAIRRILVAGMDGAQVPLSLVTKLKISTGAPEINSEGGLLRSLVFLNVRGRDMGGFVTEAKQVLEKNLKLPPGYYVAWSGQWENQIRAKARLQLLVPAGMIIIFILLYFTFHSALEASMVMLSVPFALVGGVYLVSALGYNMSVAVWVGFIALYGIAVETGVVMVIYLHEALDKKLINGPCTEQDIYDATFEGAVLRLRPKLMTVAVALLGLVPIMWSTGTGADVMKPIAAPMIGGMISSAVHVLIMTPVIFVLMKKRELKKGTLKYSGMKH
- a CDS encoding efflux RND transporter periplasmic adaptor subunit, translating into MNLKKKIVIPLLLVALAAVAAGGWLYKTGGFNKDKDGHSKLEHAAKQLYTCSMHPFIVKDKPGTCPICGMELIKKVDDTAASGNQTPEQKQQAEMLGHVSVSPTQRVMANVATIAAKQTTLNKEINAVGIVQYDQSRQGKVTAWIAGRIDKLHVNTVGAFVSKDKPVAEVYSPDLLATQQEYLLAIRSRDQLKNSPVAAIAQNGDGLVASAKQRLMLFGVKESQILELEKAGKPNIRLPIYTPLSGIVIEKMVQQGQYVNTGDPLFSIADLSTVWVEVEVYENEFPNIHIGQQVEIRSQSFPGRPFTGRIAFIYPFLDPKTRTVKARVEMANPGQKLKPDMFVNAIIKVPLGSTIVLPVTAVMDTGKRKVVWIETSPGMFEPRDVQTGQQTDDKVQVLSGIKPGDKVAVSGGYLIDSEAQLKGGSGHENMPGMKMDEPKGTKQPTAPAPAKKSLNMDDMKM
- a CDS encoding type I restriction-modification system subunit M, with protein sequence MTPAAIVSKLWNYCNVLRDDGMSYGDYVEQLTFLLFLKMAYERTKKPFDQKSPVPSGYDWPSLLKKDGDELFDHYRHTLEKLGQEKGLLGLIFGRAQNKFQDPAKLRRLIVDLIDKENWSMLSADVKGDAYEGLLEKNAQDTKSGAGQYFTPRPLIQAMVDVTAPGPADTVCDPACGTGGFLLAAHDYISKHHRLDRDQKKNLNEKALRGWELVHATARLCAMNLMLHGIGSDTLPLTVGDALAADPGDRFSLVLTNPPFGKKSSTTIIGEDGKAYNEKETIEREDFWATTSNKQLNFVQHIKTLLKQHGRAAVVVPDNVLFEGGAGETIRKKLLHECDVHTLLRLPTGLFYAQGVKANVIFFDKKPASETPWTKKLWIYDLRTNMHFTLKTNPLQRRDLDEFVTCYNPVNRHERTATWNEETPAGRWRAYSYDEIIARDKASLDIFWLKDESLEDSANLPAPDVILRDMIEDLEGALEQLRLIAEDVGADVTSP
- a CDS encoding YeiH family protein, encoding MQISPITMKRLAFLLLATACALPQVGTAAALLAGIAFSLAFANPWPAESSAWSRKLLQISVVGLGFGLSLPEIWQVGKSSIGYTIIGILLTILIGSLLGRVLGVRNNTSLLVSFGTAICGGSAIAAMAPVLKAESEDTAVSLATVFMLNSVALLAFPPVGSFFGISQHAFGLWAGLAIHDTSSVVGAAAAYGPAALATATTVKLARALWITPCVMVAAVMKKTSQKGVVPLFIIGFLVAATIRSLVPSLNAIWGDLAAIARQLLVVTLFLIGSGLSRGVLRKVGLRPLLQGCALWLLVSSVTLLAVIRGWIA
- a CDS encoding YceI family protein, which translates into the protein MKRIIAVVSTIIALALPVIASASTWNIDPEHSNVGFKVKHLMVSNVKGVFEKHSGTVDIDDKDITKSKVTVRIDTNSINTNVQKRDEHLRSPDFFDVAKYPAMTFVSKKVAKAGEGNLKVTGDLTIHGITRQVVLDVEGPTAESKDPWGNIRRGASASTKINRKDFGLTWNKALETGGVVVGEEVAITLEIEMIKAQPK
- the yedF gene encoding sulfurtransferase-like selenium metabolism protein YedF: MKTIDCRNMACPAPVVTTKKALEESGAEKLELLVDAGAARENVTRFLQNRGYQVAETELEQGFALRIDTTAAAPPRTQAAHKSGETVILLTSDRLGDGPEELGKLLMKNFVITLLELPDLPSRMIFLNTAVHLTTEGSEVVEPLQKLANMGVEVLSCGLCLDFFHKKEKLKVGSVTNMYNSAEALMAAGSVIKL
- the selA gene encoding L-seryl-tRNA(Sec) selenium transferase; this translates as MAKELSRIPKVDKLLTWPPIISLLVDHPRPLVMQAIRGTLDRLRLDSVNGVLPHNINEEQLASLVQEELGRLSASSLRPVINGTGVVIHTNLGRSLLSRSACEQIAAVAGRYSNLEIDIETGERGERYSHVESLLCELTGAEAAIVVNNNAAAVLLALSGMAAGREVVVSRGELVEIGGAFRIPDVMRQSGGILREVGATNRTHLKDYQAALSAETALLLKVHTSNFAVVGFTAEVTVAGLVDLGRRHGIPVMADIGSGSLLDLAPYGVLGETTISDYVSSGADIITCSGDKMLGGPQAGIILGKKPIMDKLRRHPLLRAIRIDKLTLAGLEATLRLYRDERQALAEIPTLRMLTSQPAELRKRGQSWLRRLRGKIPSSVALSLHEGSSQVGGGALPLLNLPTWLIAVTAEHLSAQQIDQSLRKGRVPVLGRIYRDRYLLDLRTLQDEDFPHLIEALQLLVEPPNGQR